A stretch of the Rhizobium sullae genome encodes the following:
- a CDS encoding ATP-binding protein yields MLLDREGPLEALLSAMHNAAAGHGSTVLLEGEAGIGKTSLLRAFAEHADNGCQVLWGWCEALFTPRPLGPLQDMGHLLDPRVAALLDQAAPQERLFPALLNVLQHASGVIVLIFEDVHWADNATLDLMKYLGRRISLLPTVLVLSLRSDEIGADHPLTHVIGDLPSASVTRIALGPLSPEAVTVLAEQAGRSAADLYRVTEGNPFFITELLASGEVEPGRVPDSIRDAVWARLSRLTAGERKVLEVISIVPGSVEPWLIRPLLGVEAEALVDECVARGLLRRDDQGAVMFRHELARQATLDRLPPSLQRSLHAKVEAAISQLITTHASGLLSRRIHHAAGANDGARVLELAPQAAAHAARLGAHGEAASHLATALRYVAQATPELAAHLYENWAYEAGMALLHYEPVIEAHHRAIAIWRDLGRTDKIGPNLCRLSRLHWRRGEGQPAEDYADQAVREMENLPPCSELAMAYSTRSQLHMLHYRFDEAIDWGLRAISLADRLGEIETRVHALNNVGTALLFADRPGGRERLEESLALALEHGFHDDAARAYTNFAECAVVSKDFVLAERLLAEGIAFATRHDLDSATQYLLGRQAQLRMEQGRFREAETVAQGVMNLERLPMVMHLPALTVLGRVRARLGEPGSLALLQQALQEGLATGELQRIVPVRLALAEAAWLDGDDSAGHEQLSVLVKMDLDNFRTWDFGELAVWWRRCGMTIPLPAPKAQIPLAHSAELRGDPLAAAKEWDRLGLPYEAALALMQVRGADAGPALGRAVTTFETLEARPAAALARKQAQRLGVASQLPKARRGPYGVARHHPLGLTWHEQQVLALIAAGMSNKEAAQRLSRSPRTIEHQVSAVLGKFNAANRMEVLLRLRGEPWLLPAADAPRAVDS; encoded by the coding sequence ATGCTGCTCGACCGAGAGGGTCCACTCGAAGCTTTGCTGAGTGCAATGCACAACGCTGCGGCCGGGCACGGCAGCACTGTGCTGCTCGAAGGCGAAGCCGGGATTGGTAAGACCTCCCTCCTGCGCGCGTTCGCGGAGCATGCCGACAACGGTTGTCAGGTCTTGTGGGGCTGGTGCGAGGCGCTTTTCACGCCGCGCCCGCTCGGACCCTTGCAGGACATGGGGCACCTGCTTGATCCGCGCGTTGCAGCACTGCTCGATCAGGCGGCTCCGCAGGAGCGGCTCTTTCCGGCACTGCTGAATGTGCTCCAGCACGCCAGTGGTGTGATCGTACTGATCTTCGAGGACGTCCACTGGGCCGACAACGCGACGCTCGACCTCATGAAATACCTCGGCCGCCGCATCTCCTTGCTTCCAACCGTGCTGGTGCTCAGTCTGCGCAGTGATGAAATCGGCGCCGATCATCCCCTGACGCATGTGATCGGCGATCTTCCGTCCGCATCAGTCACCCGCATAGCGCTTGGGCCGTTGTCTCCCGAAGCGGTGACGGTATTGGCTGAGCAGGCCGGCCGCAGCGCGGCCGACCTTTATCGCGTTACGGAGGGCAACCCCTTTTTCATCACCGAACTTTTGGCAAGCGGCGAGGTGGAGCCCGGGCGGGTGCCGGATTCCATACGCGATGCGGTCTGGGCGCGCCTGTCTCGGCTGACAGCGGGTGAGCGCAAAGTGCTTGAGGTGATCAGCATAGTGCCCGGCAGCGTGGAACCGTGGCTCATCCGGCCTCTGCTCGGCGTAGAGGCCGAAGCACTGGTGGACGAATGCGTGGCGCGCGGATTGTTGCGGCGAGACGACCAGGGCGCCGTGATGTTTCGACACGAACTTGCCCGGCAGGCAACGCTCGACCGGCTGCCGCCGAGCCTTCAGAGGTCGCTTCATGCAAAGGTGGAGGCGGCGATATCGCAACTCATCACGACCCATGCGTCTGGCTTGCTTTCACGCCGGATACACCACGCTGCCGGGGCTAACGATGGGGCGCGCGTTCTCGAACTCGCGCCACAAGCCGCGGCACATGCGGCGCGTCTTGGCGCTCACGGAGAGGCGGCTTCACATTTGGCGACAGCTCTCAGATACGTCGCACAAGCTACACCGGAGCTCGCCGCACACCTTTACGAGAACTGGGCCTATGAGGCGGGAATGGCTCTCCTACACTATGAACCGGTGATTGAGGCGCACCATCGTGCTATCGCGATTTGGCGCGACCTCGGACGCACCGACAAGATCGGTCCTAATCTGTGCAGGCTGTCACGGCTGCACTGGCGCCGCGGCGAAGGCCAGCCGGCGGAGGACTACGCAGACCAGGCGGTGCGCGAAATGGAAAACTTGCCGCCTTGCTCGGAACTGGCGATGGCCTACAGCACGCGCTCTCAGCTTCACATGCTGCATTATCGCTTCGACGAAGCGATCGATTGGGGCTTGCGCGCGATCTCACTGGCCGACCGACTGGGCGAAATCGAAACGCGCGTCCACGCTTTGAACAATGTCGGCACCGCGCTTCTTTTCGCCGACCGTCCGGGCGGCCGCGAGCGGCTGGAGGAAAGCCTGGCGCTGGCGCTCGAGCACGGATTTCACGACGATGCGGCGCGAGCCTACACCAACTTCGCGGAATGCGCCGTCGTGTCCAAGGACTTTGTCCTGGCTGAACGCTTGTTGGCCGAAGGTATCGCGTTCGCCACCAGGCACGACCTTGATTCAGCGACGCAATACCTGCTCGGCCGGCAGGCGCAGCTTCGCATGGAGCAGGGCCGTTTTCGCGAAGCTGAGACCGTTGCGCAGGGGGTCATGAACCTGGAACGCCTACCGATGGTCATGCACCTGCCGGCGCTCACTGTGCTCGGAAGGGTGCGCGCGCGACTAGGTGAGCCCGGCAGCTTGGCGCTTCTCCAGCAGGCGCTCCAAGAGGGATTGGCGACCGGCGAGCTCCAACGCATTGTGCCAGTCCGCCTTGCGCTGGCTGAAGCGGCCTGGCTTGACGGAGACGACAGTGCCGGCCATGAGCAATTAAGCGTCCTCGTCAAGATGGATCTCGATAACTTCCGTACCTGGGATTTCGGCGAACTGGCAGTGTGGTGGCGGCGATGCGGCATGACCATCCCGCTGCCGGCGCCGAAGGCGCAGATTCCCTTGGCGCATTCCGCCGAGCTCCGCGGCGATCCGCTGGCGGCGGCAAAGGAGTGGGATCGCCTGGGGCTTCCTTATGAAGCGGCGCTTGCCCTGATGCAGGTTCGCGGAGCCGATGCCGGGCCGGCATTGGGTCGTGCCGTCACGACGTTCGAGACCTTGGAGGCGCGTCCCGCTGCGGCGCTCGCCCGAAAACAGGCGCAGCGCCTGGGTGTTGCAAGCCAGTTGCCGAAAGCCCGCAGAGGGCCATATGGGGTGGCCCGCCATCATCCGCTTGGTTTGACGTGGCACGAACAACAAGTGCTCGCCTTAATCGCAGCGGGCATGAGCAACAAGGAAGCCGCCCAACGTTTGTCGCGCTCCCCGCGCACGATCGAGCATCAGGTTTCCGCCGTCCTCGGCAAATTCAACGCCGCTAATCGTATGGAGGTCCTCCTGCGCCTGCGCGGCGAGCCATGGCTCCTGCCAGCCGCTGACGCTCCGCGCGCTGTCGATAGCTAA
- a CDS encoding SCO family protein yields the protein MRTLHSALLAIAVTVACVASVLAHSLGEVGQDLRAKETYFQPVDSEAPGFTLEDADHRVVSLASLHGKVVVLNFIYTNCPDVCPLHSERVAELQAMINQTPMKAMVEFVTITTDPKRDTGEVLRDYGKAHGLDPENWIFLTAASDQAEDSTRKIAEAYGLKFTESEQGMQMHGIVTHVIDQDGRLRARFHTLKFEPVNLVVFVNALTNRTQKPHGHPEPSLWEKLEGLFR from the coding sequence ATGCGCACATTGCATTCAGCCCTGCTGGCCATCGCGGTGACGGTGGCTTGCGTCGCCTCGGTACTGGCGCATTCGCTCGGTGAGGTTGGCCAGGACCTCCGCGCCAAGGAGACATACTTCCAGCCGGTCGACAGCGAAGCGCCCGGATTCACGTTGGAGGATGCCGATCACCGCGTCGTGAGCCTTGCCAGTCTGCACGGCAAGGTCGTCGTGCTGAACTTTATCTACACCAACTGCCCGGATGTGTGCCCGCTTCACAGTGAACGAGTCGCCGAACTCCAAGCGATGATCAACCAGACGCCGATGAAGGCGATGGTCGAATTCGTCACCATCACGACCGACCCGAAGCGCGACACCGGCGAGGTCCTGCGCGATTACGGCAAGGCCCACGGCCTCGATCCGGAGAACTGGATCTTTCTGACCGCCGCGTCGGATCAGGCCGAAGACAGCACCCGGAAGATCGCCGAGGCCTATGGCCTCAAGTTCACGGAAAGCGAACAGGGCATGCAGATGCACGGGATCGTCACTCACGTCATCGATCAGGACGGCCGCCTTCGAGCCCGCTTTCACACGTTGAAGTTCGAGCCGGTCAACCTCGTTGTCTTCGTCAACGCGCTCACCAACCGAACCCAGAAGCCTCACGGACATCCAGAGCCGAGCCTATGGGAGAAATTGGAGGGATTGTTTCGATGA
- a CDS encoding helix-turn-helix domain-containing protein, translated as MVAKSALLLAPPYAVERSLNVLGANLKTARLRRNLTLQEVAEKIGVIRRVVSDAEKGKPSTSIAVYVALLWVYGLTEQLMQVADPETDQEGRALERARAPQRARQERTLDDNF; from the coding sequence ATGGTAGCAAAAAGCGCATTACTTTTGGCACCCCCTTACGCTGTAGAGCGCTCACTGAACGTTCTTGGGGCAAACCTCAAGACAGCTCGCCTTCGTAGAAATCTTACGCTTCAGGAGGTCGCTGAAAAGATCGGTGTCATCAGGCGCGTGGTTTCAGACGCTGAGAAGGGTAAGCCCTCAACAAGCATTGCCGTATATGTCGCGCTGCTTTGGGTCTATGGCCTTACGGAACAACTCATGCAAGTTGCCGATCCCGAAACAGATCAGGAAGGGAGAGCTCTCGAAAGGGCACGGGCACCTCAGCGGGCACGACAGGAAAGAACATTGGATGACAATTTCTAA
- a CDS encoding multicopper oxidase family protein — MSRRGFLQAGAGLLLAAGLPSSQVRADSNEYRIVAAQARSRLAGPDRPETGVWAYDGTVPGRLVRLRQGEPARLVVENRLDEDTTVHWHGIRLPNAMDGVPGLTQPPIRSGESFVYEFTPPDAGTFWYHPHANSLEQLGRGLAGAVIVEERDLVAVDRDLLWLLADWRLRETGEIASGFSNRMEAAMSGRIGNTVTLNGEVSETEPVRAGERVRLRLVNGSLARIMALRFEEHNPVVVAIDGQPCDPHEPEAGRILLGPAMRVDVVLDMQGEAGRRYGVVDDFYDGLSYQLTELAYEEAPPLRSHPLDAPFVLPRNPLPDPDPAATERHDLTLQGGMMGGGMMAGMGGMNGGGMMQGMMGTAGGPAWAINGMSMTGDGHADMKPALTFQRGRSVALILRNQTAWWHPMHLHGHSMRVLSRNGEPVPHRQWQDTVLMAPKDVVEVAFVADNPGDWMLHCHVMDHQMSGMMTVLRVA; from the coding sequence ATGTCGCGTCGGGGTTTTCTCCAGGCCGGTGCGGGCCTCTTATTGGCCGCTGGGCTGCCGTCATCGCAGGTGCGTGCAGACTCGAACGAGTACCGAATCGTCGCCGCCCAGGCGCGCTCGCGTCTCGCAGGCCCAGATCGTCCGGAGACCGGCGTTTGGGCCTACGACGGAACCGTGCCGGGGCGGCTCGTGCGCCTGCGGCAAGGCGAACCGGCTCGGCTCGTCGTCGAAAACCGGCTCGATGAGGACACCACGGTCCACTGGCACGGCATCAGGCTGCCCAACGCCATGGATGGCGTGCCGGGCCTGACGCAGCCGCCGATCAGGTCCGGCGAGAGCTTCGTCTACGAGTTCACGCCGCCGGACGCCGGGACGTTCTGGTACCACCCGCACGCCAACAGCCTTGAGCAGCTTGGCCGAGGCCTCGCCGGAGCCGTGATCGTTGAGGAGCGCGACCTGGTCGCCGTCGACCGCGATCTGCTCTGGCTTCTGGCTGACTGGCGGCTCAGGGAAACGGGCGAGATCGCCTCGGGCTTCAGCAACCGGATGGAAGCGGCGATGTCCGGCCGCATCGGCAACACCGTCACCCTGAACGGCGAGGTCTCGGAGACAGAACCGGTCCGAGCCGGCGAACGTGTCCGCCTTCGCCTCGTCAACGGTTCGCTTGCCCGGATCATGGCGCTGCGTTTCGAGGAGCACAATCCGGTGGTCGTCGCGATCGACGGCCAGCCCTGCGACCCGCATGAGCCCGAGGCCGGCCGCATCCTGCTCGGTCCGGCCATGCGCGTCGATGTCGTGCTCGACATGCAGGGGGAAGCGGGACGGCGCTACGGTGTCGTCGACGATTTCTACGACGGTCTCTCCTACCAACTGACTGAGCTCGCCTATGAAGAGGCTCCGCCGCTTCGCTCGCATCCGCTCGATGCTCCGTTCGTGTTGCCGCGCAATCCCCTGCCGGACCCCGACCCTGCCGCCACCGAACGTCATGACCTGACGCTCCAGGGCGGCATGATGGGCGGAGGCATGATGGCGGGAATGGGCGGAATGAACGGTGGTGGAATGATGCAGGGGATGATGGGGACGGCCGGCGGCCCGGCCTGGGCGATCAACGGCATGTCGATGACCGGCGACGGCCATGCGGACATGAAGCCTGCCCTCACGTTCCAGCGCGGACGCAGCGTCGCACTGATCCTGCGCAACCAGACAGCCTGGTGGCATCCCATGCACCTGCACGGCCACAGCATGCGGGTGTTGAGCCGCAATGGCGAGCCGGTCCCGCACCGCCAATGGCAGGACACGGTGCTGATGGCGCCGAAGGACGTCGTCGAAGTCGCCTTCGTCGCCGACAACCCCGGCGACTGGATGCTGCATTGCCACGTTATGGATCACCAGATGAGCGGCATGATGACCGTGCTGCGTGTCGCCTGA
- a CDS encoding DUF411 domain-containing protein: protein MQRRTFLLAGTAMLFLPIPALAEPLQATLYKNPQCSCCEGYAVYLRDNGFSVQVKPTNDLAEISRKAGVPAEMQGCHTMFIDGYVVDGHVPVNVVRKLLSEKPAIAGITLPGMPMGSPGMVGTKTETFTIYSVTKDGKPPAVYATE from the coding sequence ATGCAAAGACGAACGTTTCTCCTCGCAGGGACCGCCATGCTGTTCCTGCCGATTCCCGCACTGGCCGAGCCCCTCCAGGCAACGCTCTACAAGAACCCGCAGTGCAGTTGCTGCGAGGGCTATGCCGTCTATCTCCGCGACAACGGCTTCAGCGTCCAGGTCAAGCCCACCAACGACCTTGCCGAGATCAGCCGCAAGGCGGGGGTGCCGGCGGAGATGCAAGGCTGTCACACCATGTTCATCGACGGCTATGTGGTCGACGGGCACGTGCCGGTAAACGTCGTCCGCAAGCTCCTGTCGGAAAAGCCCGCCATCGCCGGCATCACATTGCCAGGGATGCCGATGGGCTCGCCCGGCATGGTCGGCACGAAGACCGAGACGTTCACGATCTACTCCGTCACGAAGGACGGCAAACCTCCGGCCGTCTACGCGACGGAGTGA
- a CDS encoding GDCCVxC domain-containing (seleno)protein, protein MTSAVILESMLTCPYCGFAKRETMPTDACQFFYECTNCKRLLRPKPGDCCVFCSFGSVRCPPVQRQCGCC, encoded by the coding sequence ATGACATCTGCCGTCATTCTGGAATCCATGTTGACCTGCCCGTATTGCGGCTTTGCCAAACGCGAGACCATGCCCACGGATGCCTGTCAGTTCTTTTACGAATGCACCAATTGCAAGAGGCTGCTTCGTCCAAAGCCCGGAGATTGCTGCGTGTTTTGTTCGTTCGGCTCGGTGCGGTGTCCGCCGGTTCAACGGCAGTGTGGGTGCTGCTGA
- a CDS encoding type II toxin-antitoxin system HipA family toxin — MTISKDGPSNCFVYITLPEKTKPVTAGRFSLKQDRQGTNVGQFVYGRTYRENPEAVEIDPAELQIAARTYETAAMGGIFGSLRDAGPDHWGRRLIEKCAGKAPLGELDYLLHSPDDRAGALGFGLNVDPPAPSHHFNKTIDLARLQEIADTIVRDEEVDEAADREQIEKILLLGTSMGGARPKAVVEDESGLWLAKFNRTDDRWNQARVEHAMLLLGRECGLVTADSRITSVAGRDVLLVKRFDREKSEDGYYRTRMVSGLTLLRAEDSHRSRGLWSYILLAEELRRVCAEPQRQAQELFKRMCFNALISNTDDHPRNHAAIAKNRSWKLSPAYDLTPSTPISVEQRDLALICGDQGRIARASNFLSQCHRFLLDKEEAVKIIKDMTNIVRTTWYNIARSAGVSESDCRTIEGAFVYPGFEAEKL; from the coding sequence ATGACAATTTCTAAAGACGGTCCTTCGAATTGCTTTGTTTATATAACGCTTCCAGAAAAGACCAAGCCGGTAACCGCTGGCCGCTTTTCGCTAAAGCAGGATCGGCAAGGCACAAACGTGGGCCAGTTTGTCTACGGTCGGACCTATCGGGAAAACCCGGAAGCCGTAGAGATTGACCCTGCCGAACTACAAATTGCCGCTCGAACTTATGAAACAGCGGCAATGGGTGGTATCTTTGGTTCATTACGCGACGCAGGACCAGACCACTGGGGGCGTAGACTGATCGAGAAATGCGCTGGCAAAGCGCCTCTGGGCGAACTGGACTATCTACTCCATTCCCCTGACGATCGCGCGGGCGCATTAGGATTCGGATTGAACGTCGATCCACCTGCTCCGAGCCATCATTTCAATAAGACTATTGACCTCGCACGACTACAAGAAATCGCGGACACAATAGTGCGCGACGAGGAGGTCGACGAAGCTGCCGATCGAGAGCAGATCGAGAAAATCTTATTGCTCGGCACGTCCATGGGCGGTGCACGACCGAAAGCAGTCGTTGAAGACGAGAGCGGCCTATGGCTCGCCAAATTTAACCGCACCGACGATCGTTGGAATCAAGCGCGAGTGGAGCATGCGATGCTACTACTCGGCCGCGAATGCGGCCTGGTGACGGCTGATAGCCGCATTACGTCAGTCGCCGGGCGGGATGTCCTTTTAGTGAAACGGTTTGATCGAGAAAAATCCGAAGACGGCTATTATAGAACGAGGATGGTGAGCGGATTGACTTTGCTCCGTGCAGAGGACAGCCACCGTTCTCGTGGTCTATGGTCATACATTTTACTTGCGGAAGAATTACGTCGTGTGTGCGCAGAACCGCAGCGTCAGGCACAAGAGTTATTCAAACGCATGTGCTTCAATGCACTTATCTCGAACACCGATGACCATCCCCGAAATCACGCAGCTATTGCAAAGAATCGGAGCTGGAAGTTGTCGCCCGCCTATGACCTGACTCCCTCGACGCCAATAAGTGTTGAACAAAGAGACTTGGCGCTCATTTGTGGAGATCAAGGTAGGATAGCTCGCGCAAGCAATTTTCTCTCTCAGTGCCATCGTTTCCTCTTAGATAAGGAGGAGGCCGTTAAGATTATAAAAGACATGACAAACATCGTTCGGACGACATGGTACAATATTGCCCGATCAGCGGGAGTATCTGAAAGCGATTGCAGGACCATTGAAGGCGCATTCGTCTATCCAGGATTCGAGGCCGAAAAATTGTGA
- a CDS encoding TlpA family protein disulfide reductase, which translates to MKSFLMAALLVVLASPVAAEPPKNFVLRDTPEPVPALQFTDEAGRPQTLEMFRGKVVLLNLWATWCLPCREEMPTLDRLQAVLGGQDFEVVALSIDRGGPEAVKKFYDETGIQHLAIHVDATTKAGFALGTIGLPTTLLIDRQGQELGRLVGPADWYAPDMISFLGSIIGKDSMPPGAPQTRQDKEKPL; encoded by the coding sequence ATGAAATCATTCCTCATGGCAGCACTCCTCGTTGTCCTGGCATCTCCCGTCGCCGCCGAGCCGCCGAAGAACTTTGTGCTACGCGATACGCCAGAGCCAGTTCCCGCGCTTCAATTCACCGATGAAGCCGGCAGGCCGCAGACGTTGGAGATGTTTCGCGGCAAGGTCGTCCTCCTCAATCTCTGGGCGACATGGTGCCTGCCCTGCCGGGAGGAGATGCCGACGCTCGATCGGCTTCAGGCAGTTCTCGGCGGCCAGGATTTCGAGGTTGTGGCGCTTTCGATCGATCGCGGCGGGCCGGAGGCGGTGAAGAAGTTCTATGACGAGACCGGCATCCAACATCTCGCCATCCACGTTGATGCGACGACCAAGGCAGGGTTTGCGCTCGGCACCATCGGCCTACCCACGACGCTGCTCATCGACCGGCAGGGACAGGAGCTCGGACGGCTCGTGGGGCCTGCCGATTGGTACGCACCCGATATGATTTCCTTCCTCGGATCGATAATCGGGAAAGACAGTATGCCACCAGGGGCTCCTCAGACCAGGCAGGACAAGGAGAAACCGTTATGA
- a CDS encoding c-type cytochrome: protein MRPLQRLVLFAVVACGVAVGSGRCSQEAAAADKLYRVVEGKADARTYNGYRRYHGGCNHCHGPDGVGSTFASSLVDRRLDIETFRRVVRDGQSKSGSSVMKGFANDPNFAPYIDDIYAYLQARADGALGRGRPKKMDP, encoded by the coding sequence ATGCGTCCATTGCAGCGTCTGGTACTGTTCGCTGTCGTCGCCTGTGGCGTCGCGGTCGGTTCCGGGCGATGTTCGCAGGAGGCCGCGGCCGCCGATAAGCTCTACAGAGTGGTCGAGGGCAAGGCTGATGCGCGGACCTACAACGGTTACCGGCGCTATCATGGTGGCTGCAACCATTGCCACGGGCCTGATGGCGTCGGCTCGACTTTTGCGTCCTCTCTCGTCGACCGGCGCCTCGATATCGAGACATTCAGGCGTGTCGTCCGCGACGGGCAGAGCAAGAGCGGGAGCTCGGTCATGAAAGGGTTCGCCAACGATCCCAATTTCGCTCCTTATATCGATGACATTTATGCCTATCTGCAAGCCCGCGCCGACGGCGCTCTCGGCCGCGGTCGGCCCAAAAAAATGGATCCGTAG